The Aedes aegypti strain LVP_AGWG chromosome 3, AaegL5.0 Primary Assembly, whole genome shotgun sequence genome contains a region encoding:
- the LOC5565442 gene encoding ceramide glucosyltransferase yields MPAAMITIVHCLAIGILIFWCGKWIVHLMAITYGKLKLHKKTTSATQPRETPYPSVSILKPLMGMDPNLSSNLETFFLMDYPTYELLFCVESSDDPAIDVVNRLREKYPNIETTLLLGGSNVGVNPKVNNLYPGYLVAKYELIMISDAGIRMKSDTLTDMVNHMTDRVGLVHQMPFVCDREGFAAAFEKIYFGTVQSRIYLCADLLGINCHTGMSCLMRKDVLDELGGIQSFGCYLAEDFFLAKGFHDAGWKLTISSQPAWQNSGICDISSFQARLTRWAKLRVAMVPTTILLEPLSECIIVGMFACWAAKILFRWNPLVFFLIHTLFWFLSDWILLSIIQNGSLPFNKFTFFVGWAFRELSGPYLFFNALWNPAIRWRTRVYKLAWGGIAYELTSQIKS; encoded by the coding sequence ATGCCAGCAGCGATGATCACCATTGTGCACTGTTTGGCCATAGGGATATTAATCTTTTGGTGCGGGAAATGGATCGTCCATCTGATGGCCATCACGTACGGGAAGCTGAAGCTGCACAAGAAGACCACCTCGGCGACACAGCCTCGTGAAACGCCTTATCCATCGGTGTCCATTCTGAAGCCCCTGATGGGCATGGATCCGAATTTGTCCAGCAATTTGGAGACATTCTTCCTCATGGACTACCCCACGTACGAGTTGCTATTCTGCGTTGAATCATCCGACGATCCCGCAATTGATGTGGTCAATCGACTGCGGGAAAAGTATCCCAATATCGAGACAACGCTCCTACTCGGGGGGTCCAACGTCGGAGTGAACCCAAAGGTGAACAACCTTTACCCGGGCTATTTGGTGGCCAAATACGAGCTGATAATGATTTCAGACGCCGGAATTCGCATGAAATCCGACACACTCACCGATATGGTGAATCACATGACCGATCGGGTCGGTTTGGTGCATCAGATGCCGTTCGTGTGTGACCGCGAGGGATTCGCGGCCGCCTTCGAGAAGATCTACTTCGGGACTGTCCAATCCAGGATTTACCTTTGTGCCGATCTGCTCGGCATCAACTGCCACACGGGCATGTCCTGTCTTATGCGGAAAGACGTCCTCGATGAGCTCGGAGGAATCCAATCGTTCGGGTGCTATCTCGCGGAGGACTTCTTCCTGGCCAAAGGCTTCCACGACGCCGGCTGGAAGCTTACCATCAGCAGTCAGCCTGCCTGGCAAAATTCCGGCATTTGTGATATTAGCAGCTTTCAGGCACGACTCACTCGATGGGCCAAACTACGTGTCGCCATGGTCCCTACGACCATCCTGTTGGAACCTCTGTCCGAGTGCATCATAGTCGGAATGTTTGCCTGCTGGGCAGCGAAGATACTATTCCGGTGGAATCCACTCGTGTTTTTCCTCATCCACACCCTGTTCTGGTTCCTGTCGGACTGGATCCTACTGTCAATCATCCAGAATGGTTCGTTACCATTCAACAAGTTCACCTTCTTCGTGGGGTGGGCCTTCCGGGAGCTTAGCGGGCCGTACCTGTTCTTCAACGCCCTCTGGAACCCGGCCATCAGATGGCGAACGAGGGTCTACAAGCTGGCATGGGGTGGAATTGCGTACGAGTTAACCTCCCAGATCAAGTCGTAG